One window from the genome of Gimesia aquarii encodes:
- a CDS encoding DUF1559 domain-containing protein — MLNRRSVSRHGLTLVELMVVLAIIGILISLLLPAIQQAREAARRAHCRSNLKQITLAILNYHNVHQTAPLNTSFTHGFGPSARVKSWMQCLLPFIEQSALHEKIDPGSSIVGMRHIAAMPISLFNCPTDTHPGSLDERADVPQDWVLGITNYKASAGSNWGWGLFARSEPNGRFAGSTDGLSEGNGFICESRKAPVVTRLKDLTDGTSNTFAVGECVAGWTKWSWWFSNNTVTATSAIPLNYKPPSKTREENALDWFHCYGFSSRHPGGGNFSMADGSVRFINENVNLSIYRALATIQGQEVVQLP; from the coding sequence ATGTTGAACCGAAGATCTGTTTCACGCCATGGTTTAACTTTGGTCGAGTTGATGGTGGTGCTCGCCATCATCGGGATTCTGATTTCTCTATTACTTCCGGCTATTCAGCAGGCCCGGGAGGCAGCTAGGCGAGCACATTGTCGGTCCAATCTGAAACAGATTACCCTGGCAATTCTGAATTATCACAACGTCCATCAAACGGCGCCACTAAATACCAGTTTTACACATGGGTTTGGTCCAAGTGCCCGTGTGAAAAGCTGGATGCAGTGTTTACTTCCGTTTATTGAGCAGTCTGCGCTTCACGAAAAGATTGATCCGGGTTCTTCGATCGTGGGGATGCGACATATCGCAGCGATGCCCATTTCCCTTTTTAACTGCCCGACCGATACGCATCCGGGCAGTCTGGATGAACGCGCTGATGTTCCACAGGACTGGGTATTGGGCATCACAAATTATAAAGCGAGTGCAGGGAGTAATTGGGGCTGGGGACTTTTTGCACGAAGTGAACCCAATGGAAGATTTGCAGGAAGTACTGATGGATTGAGCGAAGGCAATGGTTTTATTTGTGAGTCAAGAAAAGCTCCTGTTGTTACGCGTTTAAAAGATCTCACCGATGGAACCAGTAATACCTTTGCAGTCGGCGAATGTGTGGCGGGCTGGACGAAGTGGTCATGGTGGTTCTCCAATAATACTGTCACAGCCACATCTGCGATTCCCTTGAATTATAAACCACCAAGTAAGACTCGTGAAGAAAATGCACTGGACTGGTTTCACTGTTATGGATTTTCCAGCCGACATCCCGGAGGTGGCAATTTTTCGATGGCGGATGGCAGTGTGAGATTCATAAACGAAAATGTGAATCTCTCGATCTATCGAGCCTTGGCCACGATTCAGGGGCAGGAAGTGGTTCAACTACCGTAA